One genomic region from Leishmania braziliensis MHOM/BR/75/M2904 complete genome, chromosome 35 encodes:
- the CYP14 gene encoding putative cyclophilin 14, producing the protein MLRGNVGVCGRAGVALVRLRVCQSLPYASVALARTFCTSTTPLLASFRLSAFRFDSKNMSSKILKNSDYISSNNGGRSGDDSAAADRADTGKSPTAEAGTEMTVVQKDYGEETGHEGFHEEAIIVKDEKGNSITRIRRLPLTLIEEVPLPQRILTDLELVMMAWCEEHARQYAFFMTAIRIGVLLLLFIILYVFYQTTLSSERVVRGVNNMPADLRIGSVVYFDITENGTDIGRIVIGLLNEDCPLYCEYFHRRCTGNGGKGNSFRGMPLAAIVPRHCLIFGDGPEMEHDVPGFNPHYLPTEHLSNGAWRGALSAIAYGPNRESPNFSIHISSGDYKPQVFAIVLGGYNVIERMNNAGSKHGNAPKRHYVIEGCGELCTLAKSHIVPMPWKLYESVSVGYDEEKFGPRLSADVLKHSDEIGAAEHVTQQQQRSLAEVRKKKWWFF; encoded by the coding sequence ATGCTGCGGGGTAatgtaggtgtgtgtggtcgTGCAGGGGTGGCACTAGTGCGGCTTCGAGTCTGTCAGTCGCTGCCATATGCATCCGTAGCTTTGGCGCGCACCTTCTGCACCTCCACAACCCCTCTCTTAGCAAGCTTTCGCCTTAGTGCTTTTCGCTTTGATAGCAAGAACATGAGCTCCAAAATTCTGAAGAACAGCGACTACATCTCTAGCAATAATGGTGGGAGGAGCGGCGACGACAGTGCCGCTGCAGATAGGGCAGACACTGGCAAGTCGCCAACTGCAGAGGCCGGCACAGAGATGACGGTGGTACAGAAAGACTATGGCGAGGAGACGGGTCATGAGGGGTTTCATGAGGAAGCTATCATTGTGAAGGATGAGAAAGGCAACTCTATCACCCGCATTCGGCGCCTTCCTCTCACGCTTATCGAAGAAGTtccactgccgcagcgcatTCTGACAGACCTGGAGCTTGTCATGATGGCCTGGTGTGAGGAGCATGCCCGGCAATATGCATTCTTCATGACGGCTATCCGCATCGGTGTGCTCCTGCTTCTCTTCATCATCCTGTACGTGTTTTACCAGACCACCCTGTCCAGTGAGCGAGTAGTGCGCGGCGTGAACAACATGCCGGCTGACCTGCGCATCGGCAGTGTTGTCTATTTCGACATCACAGAGAACGGCACCGACATTGGGCGCATTGTCATTGGTCTGCTCAACGAGGATTGCCCGCTCTACTGCGAGTACTTTCATCGTCGTTGCACGGGCAACGGAGGCAAGGGTAACTCCTTCCGTGGGATGCCCCTGGCGGCGATCGTGCCGCGACACTGCTTAATCTTTGGTGACGGACCGGAAATGGAGCACGATGTGCCCGGGTTCAACCCGCACTACCTGCCGACAGAGCACCTGAGCAACGGTGCCTGGCGCGGCGCGCTGTCTGCCATCGCGTACGGACCCAATCGTGAGAGCCCGAACTTTTCTATTCACATCTCATCGGGCGATTACAAGCCCCAGGTGTTCGCCATTGTACTTGGTGGGTACAACGTGATTGAGAGAATGAACAATGCAGGCTCGAAGCACGGCAATGCGCCAAAACGGCACTACGTCATCGAGGGCTGCGGGGAGCTGTGCACGCTCGCCAAGTCGCACATCGTGCCGATGCCGTGGAAACTGTACGAGTCTGTGTCTGTTGGGTACGACGAAGAAAAATTCGGCCCGCGCCTGTCAGCGGACGTGCTCAAGCACTCCGATGAGATCGGTGCCGCGGAGCATgtgacacagcagcagcagcgtagcTTGGCGGAGGTTCGTAAGAAGAAATGGTGGTTTTTCTAG
- a CDS encoding putative casein kinase II, translating into MSSKPLPNSPASDGAHRYAHINVNKPSSYWDYDSLRVQWNSPDRYEVVQKIGRGKYSDVFLGVDTKVPRQVVIKVLKPVKKKKILRELMVLQTLKGGPNIVELFDVVREPNSKTPSFVFEYVKSCDFRTVFPTLTDLEVRSYIFQVIMALEYAHSHGIMHRDVKPNNVCLDFKTGKLKLIDWGLAEFYHPATSYNARVASRYFKGPELLVELPMYDYRLDMWSLGCMLAAMIFIREPFFRGKDNTDQLVRIVKVLGTDDLQVYLKKYNASLPPVLEATLGYHAKKPWQSFVNGQNEHLCPPDALSFLDKLLQYDHMKRIQATEALMDPYFDPVRPKEFTIDGITTAAESGGGSASIRDEESEHEKKAPRMES; encoded by the coding sequence ATGTCTTCAAAACCGCTACCAAACTCTCCGGCTTCCGATGGCGCGCATCGCTACGCCCACATCAACGTGAACAAGCCCTCCTCTTACTGGGACTACGACTCTCTGCGCGTGCAGTGGAATAGCCCTGACCGTTATGAGGTGGTGCAGAAGATCGGCCGTGGCAAATACAGCGACGTCTTCCTTGGCGTAGACACCAAAGTACCGCGTCAGGTGGTGATCAAGGTGCTGAAGCCAGtcaagaaaaagaagatTCTGCGTGAGTTGATGGTGCTGCAGACACTCAAAGGCGGTCCGAATATCGTTGAACTCTTCGATGTTGTGCGGGAGCCTAATAGCAAAACCCCGTCCTTTGTCTTTGAGTACGTGAAGTCGTGCGACTTTCGCACCGTTTTCCCTACCCTCACCGATCTAGAGGTGCGCAGCTATATTTTCCAGGTTATCATGGCCCTCGAATACGCTCACTCTCACGGCATCATGCACCGTGATGTGAAACCAAACAACGTGTGCCTAGACTTCAAGACAGGGAAGCTGAAGCTGATTGACTGGGGGCTTGCTGAGTTCTACCATCCTGCTACGTCCTATAATGCTCGCGTCGCATCCCGCTACTTTAAGGGGCCGGAGCTGCTCGTAGAATTACCCATGTACGACTACCGCCTGGACATGTGGTCACTGGGATGCATGTTAGCCGCCATGATCTTTATTCGTGAGCCATTCTTCCGCGGGAAGGACAACACGGATCAGCTGGTGCGCATCGTAAAGGTGCTCGGCACGGACGATCTGCAAGTGTACCTGAAGAAATACAACGCGAGTTTACCTCCTGTGCTCGAGGCGACGTTAGGCTACCACGCGAAGAAGCCGTGGCAGAGCTTTGTGAATGGGCAAAATGAGCACCTATGCCCACCTGATGCACTCTCATTTTTAGACAAGCTGCTTCAGTATGATCACATGAAACGAATTCAAGCGACAGAAGCGCTGATGGACCCGTACTTTGATCCGGTCCGACCCAAAGAATTTACGATAGACGGAATCACCACAGCGGctgagagcggaggtggCAGCGCAAGTATACGTGACGAAGAGAGTGAGCACGAAAAGAAGGCACCAAGGATGGAGTCGTGA
- a CDS encoding putative ubiquitin hydrolase has protein sequence MLAVLDVAKHVFWNDTAFNRKLLPSEAELEKCSYTITDLATMTGKERISVFKQCGIDPSLFPLFLRSLQHITALHGAGKIDGSYMIHRHLSAHQWSPFSANTPLLGYANVNSSSYREQCSSVAKETNKDDVGDLERGLGCYSRYNGLLNQGATCYLNSLLQALFHITAFRAIIYHMPTKDEAEQHASVESTVPKSIPYALQRLFCHLQMSSRAVGTHELTESFGWGAADSFIQHDVHELTRVLLDNLEEKLTAQQTETGNSTPKENAIHRLFTGSLESYVKVEEVNYYGSREEPFYDLQLVVKNKMNIYSSFDAFFQVEVLDGKNKYCLECNGKKSYHRAEKGVRLKKIPPILLLHLARFDYDIHQGETKVLTRWDYYNTLDLSCYMPESPATDTHYTLCSVLVHSGSNTGFGHYFCFLLCSGAWYKFNDEVVTPAKLKEVFGDNFGGFKLNYWGSEIPNTANAYMLVYIRTSQLSSILCPIGSDDVPQHVVQQLERERVAQERRVKEQAEDYLYGRVHFILPSDIVDQEEYLMSRRPVTQRLPSHKTLRILLDDEALPAFQNFVTQQFGVNAEQQLLWFASSRTGGSEIRLSRQVRANMKVRQLLQSAKECCVLVTTPTTAPVIELDQGCTYREYEVFHHKLYDPLQLKVFFLGCTVLHRDPSGNIKQACESMELHVRALIADLPNLTKQLHGHHLKKPPEAKQTLPSKPWSAGSLETYRSHQDLVSREEAEAVVVRRGMPQEALGAVRETETHEFLPCNELYSGDILIWKLDTPNEDPANVFYPNIQSFQHFLQHRIPVELKLNRNPDYPLLIATELAEDMTYEQLQRYTARLIGDIENYDRIRFTRHNPETELPYFMKGKKHDRATLARLLMPASSRVPALSKYLYYEYCKYTVTEIENAHSLQFKLYGDNVKVVSAHWILLPHDLPITAELLFPACVREIQKDYAIGACPAVAALLNEDPERAANNSTIAFVKRLMQMDCKSAHEWLRLVDVWRGRVYNILDKNHVLLFEHNTFEESAEYRIEHLPAPIPGIRPSDQAVFQVHHFTMVRQRRDAIETHSEPFSMYVNFNETSNQLLRRIAVKLEMIYAAVQDWKVCLVKESRVKVIAPDALMGTHITNFCPLECYQPNQIEPSKAAFIGLEHAPLSKRTGKREDKVLILN, from the coding sequence ATGCTTGCTGTTTTAGATGTGGCAAAGCACGTATTTTGGAATGACACTGCGTTTAATAGAAAACTGCTTCCCTCGGAAGCTGAGCTGGAGAAATGCAGCTACACGATTACTGACCTGGCGACCATGACCGGGAAGGAGCGGATTTCTGTCTTCAAACAGTGCGGGATTgacccttctctctttcctctttttctgagGTCACTTCAGCACATCACTGCTCTTCATGGAGCGGGTAAAATTGACGGCAGTTACATGATTCATCGGCATCTGAGTGCACACCAGTGGAGTCCCTTCTCCGCTAACACTCCCCTTCTAGGCTACGCGAACGTGAATAGCTCATCGTACCGCGAGCAGTGCTCATCTGTAGCAAAGGAGACAAATAAGGATGATGTAGGTGACTTGGAAAGAGGCCTAGGCTGTTATTCCCGTTACAATGGTCTGCTCAATCAGGGCGCAACCTGCTACCTCAACTCGCTTCTCCAGGCTCTCTTTCATATAACAGCGTTTCGGGCTATTATCTATCACATGCCGACTAAAGATGAAGCGGAGCAACACGCCAGCGTGGAATCGACAGTGCCCAAAAGCATTCCATATGCCCTGCAACGACTTTTTTGCCACTTGCAGATGTCGTCGCGCGCTGTCGGCACACACGAACTAACTGAGTCATTTGGGTGGGGAGCAGCCGATAGCTTTATTCAACATGACGTGCATGAACTAACGCGCGTTCTTCTCGATAATTTGGAGGAGAAGCTGACTGCTCAACAAACTGAAACCGGAAATTCGACGCCAAAGGAAAATGCGATTCATCGCCTCTTCACAGGCTCCTTGGAAAGCTACGTCAAAGTCGAAGAGGTGAACTACTACGGATCCCGTGAAGAGCCGTTTTATGATCTCCAGCTTGTTGTGAAGAACAAGATGAACATATACTCGAGCTTCGACGCTTTTTTCCAGGTCGAGGTGCTGGATGGAAAAAACAAGTACTGCCTAGAATGTAATGGGAAAAAGTCGTATCATCGTGCAGAAAAGGGCGTCCGGCTCAAGAAGATCCCTCCCATTCTCCTTCTGCACCTGGCACGCTTTGACTATGACATTCACCAGGGTGAGACCAAGGTGCTGACGCGCTGGGACTACTACAACACTCTGGATCTGTCGTGTTACATGCCGGAGTCGCCGGCGACGGATACGCACTACACCTTGTGCAGCGTACTGGTGCACTCCGGGTCAAACACTGGTTTTGGCCACTATTTTTGCTTCCTTCTATGCTCTGGTGCTTGGTACAAGTTCAACGATGAGGTAGTCACCCCAGCAAAACTGAAGGAGGTGTTTGGTGACAACTTTGGTGGCTTCAAGCTCAACTACTGGGGTTCTGAGATCCCAAACACCGCCAACGCGTACATGCTCGTGTACATCCGCACAAGCCAACTCAGCTCCATTTTATGCCCGATTGGCAGCGATGACGTCCCACAACATGTGGTACAGCAGCTGGAAAGAGAGCGTGTTGCGCAAGAGCGTCGCGTCAAAGAGCAAGCTGAAGACTACCTCTACGGGCGAGTGCATTTCATACTGCCGAGCGATATCGTCGACCAGGAAGAGTACCTTATGTCGCGTCGACCAGTGACGCAGAGGCTCCCCTCTCACAAAACTCTGCGCATTTTGCTCGACGACGAAGCGTTGCCTGCTTTTCAGAACTTTGTGACTCAGCAGTTTGGTGTCAACGCCGAGCAGCAGTTGCTGTGGTTTGCCTCATCGCGTACAGGTGGGTCAGAAATTCGGCTTTCTAGGCAAGTCAGGGCAAACATGAAGGTGCGACAGCTCTTGCAAAGTGCAAAGGAGTGCTGCGTGCTCGTCACAACTCCAACAACTGCCCCAGTAATCGAGCTCGATCAGGGCTGCACGTACCGCGAGTACGAGGTGTTTCACCACAAGCTGTACGACCCGCTGCAACTCAAAGTGTTTTTTCTAGGGTGCACCGTGCTGCACCGCGATCCGAGCGGGAACATAAAGCAGGCCTGCGAAAGCATGGAGTTACATGTGCGCGCCCTTATTGCTGACCTGCCAAACCTGACAAAGCAACTGCACGGCCATCATCTGAAGAAGCCGCCGGAGGCAAAGCAGACACTACCGTCGAAGCCATGGAGTGCCGGCTCGCTCGAGACCTACAGGTCACACCAGGATCTAGTCtcgagggaggaggcggaggcggtcgTTGTGAGGCGTGGTATGCCGCAGGAAGCGTTGGGGGCAGTGCGGGAAACCGAAACGCACGAATTTTTGCCGTGCAACGAGCTTTACTCGGGTGACATTCTGATCTGGAAACTCGACACACCTAACGAGGATCCAGCGAACGTTTTCTACCCCAACATCCAGAGCTTTCAGCACTTCCTCCAGCACCGAATCCCGGTGGAGCTGAAGCTCAACCGCAACCCAGATTACCCTCTACTAATTGCAACCGAGCTTGCAGAGGACATGACGTAcgagcagctccagcggTACACTGCACGGCTCATCGGCGACATTGAGAACTACGACCGCATTCGCTTTACTCGCCACAACCCGGAAACGGAGCTGCCGTACTTCATGAAGGGTAAGAAACACGATCGTGCAACTTTGGCGAGACTGTTGATGCCTGCTAGTTCGCGGGTTCCCGCCCTGTCCAAGTACCTCTACTACGAGTACTGCAAGTACACCGTCACCGAAATTGAGAATGCACACTCGCTGCAATTCAAGCTGTACGGCGACAACGTCAAAGTAGTGTCGGCGCACTGGATTCTGCTGCCGCATGATCTTCCCATCACGGCGGAACTGCTCTTTCCCGCCTGTGTGCGCGAGATTCAAAAAGACTACGCAATCGGTGCCTGcccggcggtggcagcgctgctcaACGAGGATCCAGAACGCGCAGCCAACAACTCCACGATCGCCTTTGTGAAGCGGCTCATGCAGATGGACTGCAAGAGCGCACACGAGTGGCTGCGTCTGGTCGACGTGTGGCGCGGTCGAGTGTACAACATACTGGACAAAAACCACGTGCTTCTCTTTGAACACAATACCTTTGAAGAAAGTGCGGAGTATCGTATTGAGCATCTTCCCGCACCCATTCCAGGTATTCGCCCCTCAGACCAGGCGGTGTTTCAGGTGCATCACTTCACCAtggtgcgccagcgccgcgacgcTATTGAGACACATAGTGAACCTTTCAGTATGTATGTCAACTTCAACGAAACGTCGAATCAGCTGCTACGCCGTATCGCCGTGAAGCTGGAGATGATCTACGCCGCGGTGCAGGATTGGAAGGTGTGTCTAGTGAAGGAGAGCCGGGTGAAAGTGATTGCACCGGATGCTCTGATGGGGACCCACATTACCAACTTCTGTCCCCTAGAGTGCTACCAACCGAACCAAATCGAGCCGTCGAAGGCAGCTTTCATTGGGCTGGAGCACGCTCCGCTCTCAAAGCGAACAGGCAAACGCGAAGACAAGGTGCTGATCCTCAACTGA
- a CDS encoding dynein-associated roadblock protein-like protein, whose product MSEIEETFQRISQRPNVAGIIVVDNEGTPIRSTIEDTVVQNQYAHLITSLAAKARHCVRDLDPTNDLCFLRIRSKKNEIMVAPDKDFILIVIQNIVE is encoded by the coding sequence ATGTCAGAGATCGAGGAAACGTTTCAGCGCATCAGCCAGCGACCCAATGTGGCTGGGATTATTGTAGTGGACAATGAAGGTACTCCTATCCGAAGCACTATTGAGGACACTGTAGTACAAAACCAATATGCACACCTGATTACATCACTTGCTGCTAAAGCACGCCATTGTGTTCGTGACTTAGACCCGACGAACGACCTCTGCTTCCTTCGCATCCGCTCGAAAAAGAACGAGATCATGGTTGCGCCAGACAAAGACTTCATCCTGATTGTTATTCAGAACATTGTCGAGTAG
- a CDS encoding putative DNA polymerase epsilon subunit b: protein MKEPKDEIRSFAQVYKYNLKPLAVDRFAAFLKKYDTGEKYRRDLLRDLFNLIREQCCENRLVDELKADAVISLQEAKIKGCLGAEGSSSVQVVSLDAVPRVFVDEVSNDLRVGSSSTALNRLQCLNQRYALARRRCLRCGLYQKSVDQRALQDGSLVLLPTSALEGLDSNLQIAVLGLLVVRDDEVFLEDLRGKVKLKFSEQSRVTQHCFLGNGFMAVVSGFWVNSFLQVARVDLPPAERREVTLRDVGPSMDLFGLAPQYPMEALREERTRVQSVIIVMAHVHLDKAGTMNKLARFFERMQGLSESDLREVTFIFTGDFSSVPLHFGDASHLPDIFDNSDRMQVLLDGLGRCIAVNAPTAAQYSHFVLIPGPSDMTALQGFQPQTPIAAHFAKGVQSRTKKLTLAPNPCRLRFHTHEVIIARRNFLRDFQHGESLYPWDRYRAREHTDAAPNQGAPSGVETVTATSFERVTKTVLDEAHLSPSIDEVVLWKVDDALRIPVLPHTMLLCDSTEQWECHYKGVHVVNPGSFAVGGTFLWYTPADGQCSLSKLE, encoded by the coding sequence ATGAAGGAACCCAAGGACGAGATAAGGAGCTTCGCACAGGTGTACAAGTACAACTTGAAGCCGTTGGCCGTCGACCGCTTTGCCGCCTTCCTGAAAAAGTATGACACTGGCGAGAAGTACCGTCGCGATCTTCTGCGCGACTTGTTCAACTTGATTCGAGAGCAGTGCTGTGAAAATCGACTTGTTGATGAGTTAAAGGCAGATGCGGTCATCAGCTTACAAGAGGCAAAGATAAAGGGATGCCTAGGCGCCGAGGGGTCGTCATCTGTGCAAGTTGTCTCTCTGGACGCTGTTCCCAGAGTCTTTGTCGACGAGGTAAGTAACGATCTGAGGGTAGgcagctcctccactgcATTGAACCGCCTTCAGTGCCTTAATCAGCGCTATGCACTCGCTCGTCGGCGTTGTTTACGATGCGGGCTCTACCAGAAATCGGTGGATCAGCGTGCGTTACAAGACGGTTCCCTAGTTCTTTTGCCCACCTCTGCGCTTGAAGGGCTCGATTCAAATCTTCAGATTGCTGTGCTTGGGCTCCTGGTAGTGCGCGATGACGAAGTGTTCTTGGAGGATTTAAGGGGAAAGGTTAAACTGAAATTCAGTGAGCAGTCGCGGGTCACACAGCACTGCTTTCTAGGAAATGGGTTCATGGCTGTAGTGAGCGGGTTCTGGGTGAACAGCTTTCTCCAGGTCGCACGAGTGGACCTCCCGCCAGCAGAGCGGCGGGAGGTCACGCTGCGCGATGTCGGCCCTAGCATGGACCTATTCGGACTGGCCCCGCAGTACCCCATGGAGGCTTtgcgagaggagagaacgCGGGTACAGAGTGTGATCATTGTCATGGCGCATGTACACCTCGACAAGGCGGGCACAATGAACAAGTTGGCTCGCTTTTTTGAGAGGATGCAGGGTTTAAGTGAGTCAGATCTGCGCGAGGTTACCTTTATCTTCACGGGAGACTTTTCGTCCGTCCCGCTCCACTTTGGCGATGCGTCTCACTTGCCTGACATCTTCGATAATTCGGACCGCATGCAGGTCCTCCTAGACGGACTAGGTCGTTGCATCGCTGTCAATGCTCCCACCGCAGCACAGTATAGCCATTTTGTGCTTATCCCAGGCCCTAGCGACATGACCGCCTTGCAGGGCTTTCAGCCACAAACGCCCATCGCCGCACACTTCGCCAAGGGCGTGCAGAGTCGAACAAAGAAGCTCACCCTCGCACCGAATCCTTGCCGGTTGCGCTTTCACACGCACGAGGTCATCATCGCTCGCCGTAATTTCCTGCGCGATTTTCAGCACGGCGAGTCGCTCTATCCATGGGACCGTTATCGAGCAAGGGAGCACACCGACGCGGCACCGAATCAGGGTGCTCCTAGTGGGGTCGAGACAGTCACTGCAACATCGTTTGAGCGCGTTACCAAGACGGTGCTGGACGAGGCGCACCTTTCACCCAGCATTGACGAGGTGGTTTTGTGGAAAGTGGACGACGCCTTGCGCAttccggtgctgccgcacacgatgctgctgtgcgacTCAACGGAGCAATGGGAGTGCCACTACAAAGGTGTTCATGTCGTGAACCCCGGCTCCTTTGCCGTCGGTGGCACATTCCTTTGGTACACTCCTGCAGACGGGCAGTGCAGCCTCAGCAAACTGGAGTAA
- a CDS encoding trypanin-like protein yields MQKGGAAASTVSEVAAPPVDGKDIWLATDALQKTNAMRNYFQLERDRIIAFWNISKKELEGVKESIREKEQEKAEQAERHEVEKQIFKQKIRHLLYENQVHVSTMKEEAHRALTSREEEYRAKESNVARNLRDTKLADRELEVRHLEQQRALLTQQDKEIAEQQSNFEREIKEMHLKYEHLLKSLREEMDEARKEELARIEERKERHIAELKETHERTFKEIKDYFSEITSNNLETIRTLKDEVCARKRTETHNERTMYEVAQRNKRLTEPLAKLQSQKKSLESELENYLSNKEALAEVKRSIKDTQQEIQTISWEHEVLLQRYTKLVEDRDIILKKYNAMLQDIQRKSAFRRVLIQKKLELVQTQLDGRDAKLTELLKRANVNPDDMKELEQKVHDIISEKDKTVEDLKQLLLRLTTQSERVVATYESYMECNGVSGWVGTPGSTSVAASVCA; encoded by the coding sequence ATGCAGAagggtggcgcagctgcaagcACGGTATCTGAGGTGGCCGCGCCGCCTGTCGATGGCAAGGATATCTGGTTAGCGACGGATGCCCTGCAAAAGACAAATGCGATGCGCAACTACTTCCAACTCGAGCGAGACCGCATCATCGCCTTCTGGAACATCTCCAAGAAGGAGCTCGAGGGCGTCAAGGAGTCGATTCGTGAAaaggagcaggagaaggcAGAGCAGGCGGAGCGGCATGAGGTGGAGAAGCAAATCTTCAAGCAGAAGATCCGCCACCTGCTGTACGAAAACCAAGTTCATGTGTCTAccatgaaggaggaggcacatCGTGCGCTGACGAGTcgggaggaggagtaccGCGCGAAGGAGAGCAACGTTGCTCGAAACCTGCGCGACACCAAGCTGGCGGACCGTGAGCTGGAGGTGCGGCatctggagcagcagcgcgctctGCTTACTCAGCAGGACAAGGAAATCGCGGAGCAGCAATCGAACTTTGAGCGAGAGATCAAAGAGATGCACCTCAAGTATGAACACCTTCTAAAGAGTTTGCGCGAGGAGATGGACGAGGCCCGGAAAGAGGAGCTCGCTCGCATTGAGGAACGTAAGGAGAGGCACATCGCGGAGTTGAAGGAGACCCACGAGCGCACCTTCAAAGAGATCAAGGACTACTTCAGCGAGATCACCTCAAACAACTTAGAAACCATTCGCACTCTCAAAGATGAGGTGTGCGCTCGAAAGCGGACCGAAACCCACAATGAGCGCACTATGTACGAAGTGGCGCAGCGGAACAAGAGACTCACCGAGCCGCTCGCCAAGCTGCAAAGCCAGAAGAAGTCCCTCGAGTCGGAGCTGGAGAACTACTTGTCGAACAAGGAGGCCCTCGCAGAGGTGAAGCGGAGCATCAAGGATACCCAGCAGGAAATCCAGACCATTTCCTGGGAGCACGAGGTCCTCTTGCAACGTTACACGAAACTCGTCGAAGACCGCGATATTATATTGAAAAAGTACAACGCTATGCTCCAAGATATCCAGCGCAAGTCCGCCTTCCGACGTGTGCTTATCCAAAAGAAGCTGGAGCTGGTGCAGACGCAGTTGGACGGACGCGATGCGAAGCTGACGGAGCTACTGAAACGCGCTAACGTGAACCCGGATGACATGAAGGAGTTAGAGCAGAAGGTGCACGACATTATCTCGGAGAAGGACAAGACGGTCGAGGacctgaagcagctgctgctccgcctcaCCACCCAAAGCGAGCGCGTTGTCGCCACGTACGAGTCCTACATGGAATGTAATGGTGTTTCGGGGTGGGTCGGCACCCCAGGCTCCACATCTGTGGCAGCGTCGGTTTGCGCATGA